The following nucleotide sequence is from Pseudobdellovibrionaceae bacterium.
TTCTGAGGCATGGCTGACACCGTCTTTGGACAATCCCTGACCCAAAAACACTTTGGCACCAGGAAGATTCATAGCCAGGAAGGACCCCTTGTCCACATGGACCATCATCTCACCCATGTCACCGGCGTAGGATCCGGAGTGGGCAAATGGCGTGGTCGTGGTCTTGAAGCCGCCAAAAACATATCGATCACCGTGCTGACGATTACCGATTTGCACAATCTGATTGTAGATCTGCTCAATTTCAGTGGCCACCACATCCCGGGACAGTTCATTGGCACTGGCATCATTGGCCTGACTCAAGGCCAGCTCTTTGGCGCGCACCAGTTGTTCGGTCAATTCCGACAGAGATTGATCGGTATACTCCAAAAAGCTGCGCGCGAAATCCAGGTTCTTCAGATACTGACGGGTACCGGCCAGCTCCACACGGGAGGCTAAGACTCGGGCGGCCGCCACGGGGTCATCACTGGGCTTGGTCACCCGCTTTTGAGTCGCAGCCTGGTTTTGCAGATGAGCCATCTCTGTCCGATTCTTGGCCAGATTCTGCTTCACCTGTTCATAGTTCATCTTATCTGCAATACGCATTTATCAACCCAGGCCTATAGGCGCTTTAAATTAAGAACGGTATCCATCATTTCATCGGCCGTGCGAATCAGCCGGGCCGAGGCATCAAAGTTCTTTTGAAACTCAATCATCTTGGCAGTTTCTTCGTCCAGACTCACCCCGCTGATGCTTTCGCGAATGTTCTCTAACTGCTTCACAATGTTCTTTTGCGACTCATGTTCGGAATTGGCTCTGGAGGCTTCCACGCCAATTTCCCCAACAATGGAGTTGTAGTAGTTATCGAAGCTGTTGGTGCCATCGAACACCGGCTTGTACTGAAGCGATGATAAAATGTTTGCAATGCGATTATCACCAGGTGCATTCAGGGACGCCCCAGCGACGATACGACCCACATCGTTGAGAATACTGTGGTTGACCTGCAAAGTCTGTGAGGCATCCTTCACACTCTCGGGCATAACAAAAAAACCTTCTCCCTTTTTGTTATACCGGTCGAATCCTTGGGTATGGATCTTGTTGACCTCACTGGCCAGGGTATAAGCCATGTTGTCCATGTGATCCAACAAGCCATTGGCGACCTTGTCACGAACGTCAAGAAGGCCACCCAATTTACCGCTGCGGAATTGCCTGGTCACATTGACCGGGGTGCCCGATTCCGTTGGCCGATAAAAGACCTCGATGTTGCCCTCTCGTTTTCCCGGTTTTCCCTCGGTCGACGAGGTGAACATCTCCCTGTAACTTTGTCCAGAGACCAAAACCGCGTTGTCTCCGGCCGTGATCGCCACTGTGCCATCGTCGCCTTCGGCGTAGCGAATGTTGACCATTTCGCTCAATTTCTTGATCAAAAGATCCCGTCGGTCTCGTTCGTCGTTGGCATGGGCCCCATTGAGCTCGACGATCTGCACTTTCTCATTGAGGTCAGCGATTTCTTTGGTCAGTCCATTGATCTCCACCACATGATTCACGATCTGAAAATCAATATCCTTTTGGATGTCGGTCAGTTGGTCGTGAACCCGCTTGAAATCTTTGGCCAGAAAGTCCGCTGACTCTTTGACCAGAGTTCGTGCCGCCAGACCTTCCGGGTTGTTGGAGAGCTCACGAAAGCCATTAAAAAACTCGGCCATAAACTTATTGAGGCCCTTGTTCACCTGCTCGTTATAGACTTGCTCCACGCGAGCCAAGGACTCACTGCGGGCTTGGGCAAACCCCAGTTCGTTGCCTTCTTTTTCCACCTGCTTTTCCAGGTAGGGGTTGTTCACCCGGGTGACGGCACTGGCCCGCGCACCCATGCCAATGCGCAGCTTGCCGTTTCCGACCGGCACGTTGCTTTGCACTTCAACTCTTTGACGGGAATAACCTTCTGTGGATTTGTTGGCGACGTTGTGCGAGACAGTCTGCAAGGCCGTCTGACTATTCATCAGCGAACGCTTTCCGACGTCCATCATGCCCCAGATTCTTGACATCCTGTCCTGCCTCTCTGGTACTGCCCATCCTGGGCAGTCACACACGCGCCTCTAATTAGGCTTCGCGACTGACGAGCTGACCGGATTGAGCTCCCTGGTCAGCCATTTGTCCCTTCTTCTCGTAAGTGGGCTTTTCAGTCAGAGTGTCACGGATGGCATTCATTGCTCCCGTGATCTTCTCCAGTGCTGAATTCACCAGCCCTTCGTTTTGTTGGTTGTACTCCTGTACACGCTTCAATAACAGTTCCAGAACCGAATGGAGATTGCGCAGCCGATCTTCAACTTCGCCACCGAAGTGAATGGCCAGATCAACCAATCGAGGAGATTCGGTCGGCATACCTTCCGACACCGCAAGCTCTGCCACATAACGAATGCGAGAGCTCTCCAGTCCCCTTAGCTTCAGAAGCATGGCTTCTTTGGCTTTATTGTTTTCAGTGAGATCGTCCAGGTTGGCCGAGATCAAAATGTCCTTTTCCTTGCGTACTACTTCCAACAAGGAACGGTAGATCTTAACCTGGTCTTCCAGATTGAGAATCAATTTGTCGTAAGC
It contains:
- a CDS encoding flagellar protein FlgN yields the protein MKPTTKDAYDKLILNLEDQVKIYRSLLEVVRKEKDILISANLDDLTENNKAKEAMLLKLRGLESSRIRYVAELAVSEGMPTESPRLVDLAIHFGGEVEDRLRNLHSVLELLLKRVQEYNQQNEGLVNSALEKITGAMNAIRDTLTEKPTYEKKGQMADQGAQSGQLVSREA
- the flgK gene encoding flagellar hook-associated protein FlgK, translating into MSRIWGMMDVGKRSLMNSQTALQTVSHNVANKSTEGYSRQRVEVQSNVPVGNGKLRIGMGARASAVTRVNNPYLEKQVEKEGNELGFAQARSESLARVEQVYNEQVNKGLNKFMAEFFNGFRELSNNPEGLAARTLVKESADFLAKDFKRVHDQLTDIQKDIDFQIVNHVVEINGLTKEIADLNEKVQIVELNGAHANDERDRRDLLIKKLSEMVNIRYAEGDDGTVAITAGDNAVLVSGQSYREMFTSSTEGKPGKREGNIEVFYRPTESGTPVNVTRQFRSGKLGGLLDVRDKVANGLLDHMDNMAYTLASEVNKIHTQGFDRYNKKGEGFFVMPESVKDASQTLQVNHSILNDVGRIVAGASLNAPGDNRIANILSSLQYKPVFDGTNSFDNYYNSIVGEIGVEASRANSEHESQKNIVKQLENIRESISGVSLDEETAKMIEFQKNFDASARLIRTADEMMDTVLNLKRL
- the flgL gene encoding flagellar hook-associated protein FlgL, translated to MRIADKMNYEQVKQNLAKNRTEMAHLQNQAATQKRVTKPSDDPVAAARVLASRVELAGTRQYLKNLDFARSFLEYTDQSLSELTEQLVRAKELALSQANDASANELSRDVVATEIEQIYNQIVQIGNRQHGDRYVFGGFKTTTTPFAHSGSYAGDMGEMMVHVDKGSFLAMNLPGAKVFLGQGLSKDGVSHASEQQARTIEEFQDQRRANRTDQPPGTYGPGKGAPNGNGPQMRGPASENANTGTHTRGVRENPNQEAEAVQPQDRGVDAPHDGVNLFGVITRLSTGLRANDKGVVQDTLDRLDAAISQVVMARSQVGSRVMTLNSAMETLQKSKVDSQSSISQLEDVDAFEVVSDMNKTESTLQATLATSGKLIEKSLLDFVG